AATCGCACATTCAAGCAAAGCTTTATATATGTTAAGGTAAATACATTATTATATCATATTATTCTAGACAATATGATGTGCAGGTATTGCTAACTATTTCAATGCCGAGATAGTCTAGCCTGGTAAGGCGCGAGACTGGAAATCTCGTGGGCGTTCAGCCCTCCTGGGTTCAAATCCCAGTCTCGGCGTTTATTAGTTTTTAACTATATTTTTTTGATATTTAATTAAAAATACTTGTTAAACTGATATTTATTGCACTCTTAGCTGATATGCTAAGTTTATAACTGTTGAAAAAACTGTGTTTTGTAATTCAAAACATTCGAATCTATATTTTACGTCTCGTAGGTTCGCTCTATAAATGGAGGTTATTTAATGGAAGACGAATTCAAACATTTAGTACGTATTTCAAGAAAGGACGTTAATGGTAATAAAACCATCGAACAAGCTTTAACTGAAATAAAAGGTGTTGGAATATCTTTATCTAAAACTATGTGCCGCATTTTGGACTTAGATTTAGATGTTAAAATTGGATACATTGCTGACGAAGATGTTTTAAAAATTGAAGAAATTTTGGAAAATCCTTTAGATCATGGAATCCCAACTTGGATGTTAAACAGAAGAGAGGATTATGTAACTGGTGAAAACATTCACTTAATCGAGTCAGACCTTGACATGACTTTAAGGGATGATTTGAACAGAATGAAAAAGACCAGAAGCTACAAAGGTAGAAGACATGAAGTTGGTTTGCCTGTTAGAGGTCAAAGAACCAAGTCTACTTTCAGAAAAAGTTCTTCAGTTGGTGTAAAACGTTCAAGAGGTTAGGCAAGAGCTTTTTTTGTAAATTAAAATATTTAAATTCAATTTTATTAAGGAGATGTTTTAATGGGACAACCTAGAAAATCAAGGAAAAAGTATAATACACCACCACATCCTTGGAATGCGGAAAGAATTAAAAATGAAAATAAATTAATGACTAAATACGGCTTAAAAAACAAAAAAGAAATTTGGAAAGCTGATACTTTAGTTAGAAGATATAGTAGGGAAGCAAGATTCTTACTTGGTTTCGATACTGATCAAATGGTTAAAGAAAAATTAGAATTATTAGGACACTTAGCTAGAACCGGTGTTTTGCCAGAAGGTGCAGCTCTTGAAGATATTTTAGATTTAAATGTAGAGGATATCTTAAGAAGAAGATTACAAACTATCGTATTTAAGAAAGGTTTAGCTCGTACTCCTAAAGAAGCAAGAATGTTTGTTGTACACGGTCACATAGCTTTAAATGGTAAAAAAATCGATTCACCAAGTTATGTAGTATTGGATGGTCAAGAAGATGATGTTGGTTTCTATAGTTCTTCACCTGTAGCAAAACAAATTGAAGAGTACAACAACGGTAAGGATAATAAAGCTAATACAGAAGAATAAAGGGTGTAACTATGGCAAAAGATGAAAAATGGGGTATAGCTAATATTTACTCATCATTTAATAACACTATTATTACTGTAACAGATATTACTGGTGCTGAGACTATTTCTCAATGGTCCGGTGGTAAAGTTGTTCGTGCAGATAGACAACAAGCTTCACCATTCGCAGCAATGGCTGCAGCAAATAGAATAGCTGATGATGCTAAGGAAAAAGGTTTTGTTGGATTGCATATTAAAGTAAGAGCTCCTGGTGGAAATGGGCCTAGAAGTCCTGGACCTGGTGCACAAGCAACAATTCGTGCTTTAGCAAGAGCTGGAATTAAAATAGGAAAAATTGAAGATATCACTCCTATTCCTCACGATGGTACTGGAAGACCTGGTGGTAAAAGAGGAAGAAGAGTTTAAACAGAAGGGTTTAATATGGAGATAGAATTAAAAAGTCAAAGTGATGATGAAATAGTATTCATTGTTCGTGACGCGGAAGTACCTTTTATTAATGCTATTAGAAGAGTTGCTATGGTCAATGTTCCAAAAATAGCTATTGAAGACGTTAATATTATCAGAAATGATTCTGCAATGTTTAATGAGGTGCTAGCTCATAGGCTTGGTTTAACTCCTTTAGTTTCTGATTTAGATGCTCTTGAAGGTTTATCATTGCCTGAAGATGATTATTGGGAAGAGTATTCAAATGGGATCATGTTCCATTTGGATGAAGAAGGGCCTAAAGTTGTTTACTCTAAGGATTTAATATCTTCAGACTCTAAAATTAAACCTGTTTACGACACTATACCTTTAGTAAAACTTAAAAAAGGCGAAAAACTCAATATTGAAGCAGTTGCTAAAGTTGGGTATGGTAAAGAACATGCTAAATGGATGCCGACAACTGTTTGTGCATACAAACAATATCCAGAAATAACATTTAATGAAGATGTTGAAATAGATTATAATTGTGCTCAAGCATGTCCCAGAGGTATTTTAAAATCAGATAGAAGATCTAAAAAAATCAAAATATTGGATATTGAAGATTGTACCATGT
This window of the Methanobrevibacter sp. V74 genome carries:
- a CDS encoding 30S ribosomal protein S13 — its product is MEDEFKHLVRISRKDVNGNKTIEQALTEIKGVGISLSKTMCRILDLDLDVKIGYIADEDVLKIEEILENPLDHGIPTWMLNRREDYVTGENIHLIESDLDMTLRDDLNRMKKTRSYKGRRHEVGLPVRGQRTKSTFRKSSSVGVKRSRG
- a CDS encoding 30S ribosomal protein S4, translating into MGQPRKSRKKYNTPPHPWNAERIKNENKLMTKYGLKNKKEIWKADTLVRRYSREARFLLGFDTDQMVKEKLELLGHLARTGVLPEGAALEDILDLNVEDILRRRLQTIVFKKGLARTPKEARMFVVHGHIALNGKKIDSPSYVVLDGQEDDVGFYSSSPVAKQIEEYNNGKDNKANTEE
- a CDS encoding 30S ribosomal protein S11: MAKDEKWGIANIYSSFNNTIITVTDITGAETISQWSGGKVVRADRQQASPFAAMAAANRIADDAKEKGFVGLHIKVRAPGGNGPRSPGPGAQATIRALARAGIKIGKIEDITPIPHDGTGRPGGKRGRRV
- a CDS encoding DNA-directed RNA polymerase subunit D; the protein is MEIELKSQSDDEIVFIVRDAEVPFINAIRRVAMVNVPKIAIEDVNIIRNDSAMFNEVLAHRLGLTPLVSDLDALEGLSLPEDDYWEEYSNGIMFHLDEEGPKVVYSKDLISSDSKIKPVYDTIPLVKLKKGEKLNIEAVAKVGYGKEHAKWMPTTVCAYKQYPEITFNEDVEIDYNCAQACPRGILKSDRRSKKIKILDIEDCTMCKSCVRASDNGYINVGDRENDFIFRIETDGAMPPKEVLLKACDVLGEKADKFIRFSEEGGN